The Rosa rugosa chromosome 1, drRosRugo1.1, whole genome shotgun sequence genomic sequence ACAATGAATCTAAATACTATGGACTTGTATTAAGGTAgtttatttaatatatatatatatatataattagcatATCAATAAGGCGCATTAATTTACGTGATTAGTAGCGAATATAGTTGAATAAGAAGATATAAAGAGTATATAAAGATATGTTAAACTACATTTAGTTTATGATAGATAAGTTAAAAACATGTATATATGATAATTACTCAAAATACGAGGATTAATAGTGATCACATGTAATTCACACTAAATTAAGTTCGTAAAAAGTGTTTATATGTAAATGAGATTTTATAGCAATATAATTATCTAAACTGACCTATGTTAATCTTCTTCATGTTCAATAAAGCTTTTAACTTCCTAGTTTGTTGAGGCTCCATATATGAGGTTTGACTCTAGCCTTCATATACATCTCCATTAGAAATCAAACCCTAAAATAGACTATACTACTATTCTTTTCATTTCCATTTCGATTTTCAATTCGTTCGGTGAGTTTCGTACTCACCTTTTTCTCTTCGGAATGCGAGATTCCAATGCTCGATGCCTCAAAGTCTTATCCTATAGTCTATAAAACAGGGTTCCATTTCCATCAAAGCAATAGAACTATAGAAACCATGGTATTATTCTAGGGTTTTCTTCTGCTGCATGAGGTCGGATTGACTATGATTATCACACCCGCTATTACGCACAAAAATCCACGTGAATACATTTCCACTCCCACGTGCAAACCCACGTCTCATTTCACCGCGcagtaacccaaaaaaaaaaaacggagcAGTAATTCCACGCTGTCAGGCCTAGGCAACCCAACAACGCGTCCAACATCAGAGTGGGTCAGAACACAAGAaaggccaccaaatttcatatcAGGACAAAAGTAGTTTGACTTTTCTGAACTTAAATCCCCGGTCGTCGACCATTAATCTTGTCCTTTTTGGTAGACCAAAACGCATTCAAACACTTCACTAAACGACAACCACCTCGCCCGACATTATACGCCTCCAAAACCCGACACGTGGACTTTGAATAGCTGCAAAGCTTGAACTAGAAGTCATGGCCAACCCAGCTTAACACTAGATTAAACCTCACTtaatcgctctctctctctctctctctctctctctctgtactTTTCAGCTAAAGACTTCGTCTCTAACAAGTCACACAGAGCTTTTATTCACAGAATCtcaatccctctctctctgttcACAGAGGGGTCTTATAAAAACGCTGTCTTTTTCTCATCTCTGTTCCGTTGAGCTGAAAGCTCAATTGGGTTTTGTTCATATAGTGTAAGTAGTTGTGAAGTAGGACTCAGAAAAGCAGCTTTGAGATAGATAGAAGTTGGGTTCAATTTTCTGATTATGACCAATTTTCACTGTTGGGGGCAGTTTTGAATTTTGGGGTTTCCTTTGTTTTTACAGTCTTGGGTTTAATCATTGTGTTTCTGGGGGCGTAATAGATATTTTGGTCAGAGATTATGAGCTGGTAGGTGGGAATAGCCAACAAAAGAGGGAGACCTTGACCGGTAGATGGGATAGAGATGAAACTGAACCCTAGAAAATGAATACTTGTACCTACAAAGCTTCTTCTTTAGGAGTTTTGAGATAAAACCCAAGTGgtagatttttgtttttttgttgctcttcttcttcttctgtagATTGAATTCCAAAAACCAACACACAAGTAAGAAGTGTCCTTAGTTTTCCGATGCCGACCGACTTAGATAACTCCTCCACAGCTTCAGGGGAGGCCAGTGTTTCTTCCTCCGGTAACCAAACAGCTCCGGCTCCAAAACCCACCACCAAGAAAAAGCGAAACTTGCCGGGAATGCCAGGTAATTCGAAAGCTCCCAAATCGATTCTGTACAGTTTTGGTACCACGACTTGTTTGGTTAAATTGGATTTCTGGGCTGTTTGACTTTGTTGCAGATCCAGATGCAGAGGTGATTGCTCTGTCTCCCAAGACCCTTATGGCAACGAACCGATTTGTTTGCGAAATTTGCAACAAAGGGTTTCAGAGGGATCAGAATCTGCAGCTCCATCGGCGAGGTCATAATCTGCCGTGGAAGCTGAGGCAGAGATCGAGCAAAGAGATCAAGAAGAGAGTCTATGTCTGCCCTGAAGCTTCTTGTGTCCACCACGATCCTTCTAGAGCTTTGGGCGATCTGACTGGGATTAAGAAGCACTTTTGCAGAAAGCACGGCGAGAAGAAGTGGAAATGCGACAAGTGCTCGAAGAAATACGCGGTTCAGTCGGATTGGAAAGCTCATTCTAAGATTTGTGGCACCAGAGAGTATAAATGTGATTGTGGGACTTTGTTTTCAAGGTAAAGTTATAATCTTTATTCTAAAGTTTTGTGATTTTGTGCTTGACttgttgggttttgggtttttgctgaagattttggttttggtttttgaaggAGGGATAGCTTCATAACACACAGGGCTTTCTGTGATGCTTTGGCTGAGGAAAGTGCTAGAGGTCCTTCTCAGACTCAAAATGTGAATTTGAATTCAGAATCAGACCCAAAGGTTCAAACAGTAAATTCACCTCCACCTGCAGCAGCAGCACAGGCTTCAGTTCCATCCCAACCCACTACTTCTTCAGCTCCGTCTCAGCCAGCAGCTCTGCCTATTCAGGGTTCAGGTAAATATACCCAAATTTGGAAAATTCCCATCTTTTCAGTTGGGTTTTGTCTGGATGTGTTTTGAGTCTAAATAAACAACAAATCCAAAATCTTTGTTATCCTTATtctgtctctctgtctctttctcttatagatCTTGGAGTTTAGTAGTTTTTGTCTGTTATGAATTTTCTTGTCAACTGCAATATATATCACACAGCATGGAAACTGATCAGAGATTTGGGAATTGgacaaattaataaaaataagctTCTTAGAGGTTCCATTAAACTGTTTAATCTCAATAAAGATACAAGTGATCAAAAGCTCAAAAAGAGAGAGTGGGTTAGAGAAAAGAAACCATTATTGATCCTCCTTTTCCTTTCAAAAGTCTTTCATAGAGAAAGGCTTAACTTTCCATGATGTATGCTTAAGGGACTCATATTTGGTTTTATCTTGTCTCCTTTAGTTGGAGTGCCAGAGTTGCCCGAAAATCCCCCAGAAGATGCCCCTGCTGTGACTCAGCGGAAAGGACACTGTAGCAGCAGCAACAGCTCAAGCAGCAACGGTAGTACAAGCAGCAGTGTATTTGCAAGTTTATTTGCTTCTTCGACAACATCTGGAGCAAGCTTGCAACCTCCTCAGCCTCCTGCATTTACCGACTTAATTCGAGCCATGGGGCAACCGGATCAACCAACTGACCTAGCGCCATCTTCTTCAATTGAGCCTATCTCTCTTGGCCTCTCAACCAGTCACGCATCCTCAATTTTTGGATCTGCAGGACAGGAGCGTAGGCAGTATGCGCCTCCACCACAACCAGCTATGTCTGCCACTGCACTACTTCAGAAAGCTGCTCAAATGGGTGCAGCAGCAACTAACGCATCGTTGCTTCGCGGGTTTGGCATCgtctcctcatcttcttccacACAGCAAGATAGCATGCAATGGAATCAGCGGCAAGCAGAATCGGACAGTGCCTCAATTGCTGCAGGGCTTGGACTTGGTCTTCCTTGTGATGGTTCTGGATGGAAGGAATTAATGATGGGAAGTCCTTCAATGTTTGGTCCTAAGCAAACCACACTTGATCTTTTGGGATTGGGAATGGCTGCCGGTAATAACCCCAATGGTGGCCTGTCAGCCCTAATTACATCCATCGGTGGTGGTATAGATGTGGCTGCTGCAGCTGCATCATTTGGAAGTGGAGAATACAGTGGCAAAGATTTGGCAAGGAGctcatgaaaattgaaaatgaaacgAGCGCTTTTCTCCATCTGACTTGAGGAATCCGTGTACAAGTATTGGATGTTGCAGAATGAAGAATGATGGCAAGACATATATaaagtaaaaatataaaattgctCTATTGGGAGGTGAGCATCAGAACACAGGCAGTTGAGTCTTTTTTAATGTTCTGCTGCCATGGTGACTAAGGGTGAAAACGTCTGTCTTGCTGGTGTGGACGATGTGAAAGATAAAATCAGAGAACCTTCTATCCTGTATTGTTTAACTAGGGGATTTCAGCATACTGGATGTGTAAGCTAGAAGAAGAGGAAAGGGAAAACATGTGTGTCTTTAAGGTGCTTTGGTGAATATGTGTTACATTCTTTAATTTTGTCAAATTTCTGAAGCCAAGCCTAGTAGTAAAGGCTGAGTTTGAATTTTTACCACCATGGACTTGTAGAACTAGGCTGTAGTAGAAACTCGTAGTAGTTTGGGGCTGATGTTGTAAAGTACTGTTTCAGTAGGCTGGTTTAGGACTCCTGGACTCGATCAACTTCCATCTCTTGTACTTATCGTTAAACTAAGATTAAGTTattatgaatatatataatgttTCCTAACTTCGCTTTTTTACTGTTGAGCAACGTTTTGGTTGGCTGCTTGGTTTCTGACTTTCTGCTTCTAGAAAGTATAGGGAATTGAAATTGACACTcattttttttacaattaaatTAAACAagaatatatacacacacactattattaagagaacaaTCAATCctcttttaaaaataaaaaaaaataaaaaaaacttctattcaaaaaaaaaaaaagggtttggTAGtcataatttaaaattttaacagAAATGACCTtataaaattaataaactttgataattaattaaagggtggtgctattcacacattcacacaccccctctatttttccattactttaatataattttttttacaaattaccctaactaccctctcttgtaattatgtttattttttatttttatttggcaagtcaatcatgaattaaacatcattatacaataaactaattttttttcttgtgaaTGTCATTGCTGATTTAGGAAAAAAATGATGGGCAGAACAAAGTGCAATCTATCAAAAATTCTACAATTAGTGTGGCAAAGTTTAGGGCTCAGATGAAAAATCCCGATGTAACTGATTTTGGGGATTTAGATATGTCATGATTGCTATACAAAACTGAAGAaatgtataaacatataacCTAAACTAAAGGAGATCCAAAACCTCTCACATCTGATTAAACAACGTTGATTCAAGATACCATTCCCAGTGAAAAAGCATTCTGCACAGTGATGATATGACATaagtcaaaatgaaatcaaaacgtcaacaatttcaaaattATTAATCAACTCAAATCAAAACCATGATTAGCAAGCAagccataccaaaatcaaactaagacgaaCAGAACGCACAAATTTAAAGCTCTCAGTCCACCAAATCGCTGAGAAATTGATCTTTTTAGCGGAGAGCGATTGAttgaaatacaccaaataattttaGTAGAATTTTACAAGGAATGATGAATaggggctcgaatgatcactaacctcatatttttcttccatgtctctattgcaaatcaaatgtaaaattttctccaaagatgggtctaaaATTGCTTGTTCTACCATAATTAAACCTCAAAGCAACAcgttagagagatagaatgactatgctagagaagttcttgatggaaaagaaaagagaaaattgtAAAGAGTCTTGAAGTTCTTTGTGTCTGCCgaaaaataagggtttaggatttggggatgattgacttgccaataaaaaaaaagaaaaaagaaaaagaattgcaagaaagggtagttagggtaatttgtaaaaaaaaaaaattgcattaaagtaatgaaaaaatagagggggtgtgtgaatagaaaaaATTGGTGGTGCGAATAGCAACacccttaattaaattataaggacaattatgacatttacaaaatatatttttattaaaagaataaacaaaaaaagaacccacaaccccaaaaaaaagaataaacatTGTGCatttaattttgaaaaaaaaaaattttaaataatGAAACCAATTTTTAGTAGTCGAATAGGGGGAACAGTTGAAGTTAGTGGGTGGCAGTAACAGTTTGGGAGAGTAGATGGATAAtgcttatttttatatttttctttatcttttttccttttgtaaTTCACAATTTTATCCTTGCACATTAAAATTTTTTAaacttttttaatatttgagggctATTTCAATAAAAAATTTCTCTTTTAGCTAACAAACactattctcttaataatagtatagatagatacacacacaatttttttttcaattaaatcAGAGCCAACCGGCTGTTCTCCATAATTGAATGGTCCCTAAAGGCAAAAATTGATTGATTCTTTAATATCTTGATAGGGTCCTATCCACAATTACAAATCTGATATTTGATCTTTTCAGATATGAAGCACATACAATTCAAAGAGCTTCTTAGTAGTTTATGTGATTCCATTGCTTataatataaatatatttatttgTCAACTCCTTAGTAGTTTATGTGATACCATTGCTTATAATATAAATGTATTTATTTGTCAACCATATCGTTCGCGTATATGGAATAGCTTTACATACATTTTAAACAAACTATAGATTTGAAAAATATGTTGTCAACCATGTAAGCCCCTTTTGCTTTGTTGCTAACATATTTAGGGCATGATGCACATCGATTGAAGAGTGCATGAGAAGTATATATATCTTTGAATACATACTGGATAGGCAAATACCTCATAGCTTACCTCTTCAACTTCATGTTTCATAGACATTTTGTAGAACAGGAAAAAGGGAGGTTCcacaattttttcttcttctttaagaTATTATTAGATCAGCAGTCGCTATAGTTCTAGTCTACAAATGTTAAAAACAGAGTCGTGGCGGAGGAACATTGGAACAACCAATCTTCTATCCAGGCCTGGAGCTCATTATAAAACAACGGACAATCGCATAGAAACTATTGTGGTACAAATGAAAAATCATTCAACTACACCTCGCTTACCTACAGGCAAATGTGTTACAAATGAAATATAGAAAGATCTTAGAAAACTCCTAGAAGCTATTTCCGCAAATGCTAGACTTGAAAAGCCTAAAAACGGAAGCAAAAAAATGAGGTCAGGTAGCAGGCCCAAAGCCTAAACCCAAACCCATTGTCCATACCCCTGTTTTGGATCCAAGGAATCAGGCCACTCTGAGCCCGACCCAAAGACCAAGCCCAGAACAACCCATCTCCCCTGCCACCCGAACTGGACCGCCTCCACCGTCTGAGCTCCTGAGGCCGCCGCCGCCACACCATTGGCAGAAGCGGGGAGCTGCTACTCGAGAATCAGTCGCAACAACCAGCGACCCGAACCCGCTGGATCCCCGCACAGAATCTCGATCTGTCGCCGATAAGCCAAATCAAAAACGCGGCTAGGAAGGAACTCTAGCAGAACGTTTTATATAAGCATCCTAATTCAAAGACCACGATCAACAAACCCCAGCTTGCTGCTAGCTAGAGATGAAGATCGTTCCTAGTTTGATTGAGTTTACTAATCCATGTTTATTTTTTAGTTTGATTAAATGTGTATTGCTTATAAAAACCTGCAAGacatagaaaaataaaatcacaGAATTCTTATTGTGATTGTTTGATCTCATAAGATTTATCACTTCAAACCTGACGCTCTCTACTCTACTCTTCTTTATTGACAATGGAAATAGAACAAGCGTTACCGGAGTTTAATGGGGTAGAAATTCTCTCGAAATTACCCGTCAAGTCTTTACTTAGGTTCAAACGCGTATCAAAGGACTGGTATGCTCTCGTCAAAAGTTCTTATTTTAATTACTGCTGTTCACCTTCACTGGTCAGATCCTAATCTTTCTCTCCTCCTCAAGAGGACTTATAGAGCTGATAATAACTATCGAATAAATTTGCTATGAGATGGAGCAAAGCCTTTGATCGAGTAGTTCGGATTTGTCTTTCCTGAACATCAGCTCGTACGTGTAATATCTCCATAGATATTGTTGGATCTAGTAATGGCTTAGTGTGTCTTGCCCTCTTTGATTTGAGTGCACCAACTTCGGATGTTACAGCAATAATAGTATGGAATCCAGCAACGAAACGATACAGGCTGTCTTCCTAAAGCTGTAGCAGCCATGGAGAATAAGATAATTATTATCCTCTTTTAGGTTTTGTATTCCTTCATGGCATTGGTGATCACTACAAGTTGGTGAAAATTCTCCCCGGAAACGAAGATGTTACATTTCAAGCCCAAGTCTTCACCGGAAGTACGAATTCTTGGAGAGATGTAGAAGGTTTTACGTCCTGTGGAGCTAGCTTACAAACACTCTCTGTATTATCATTATAAATTGATTACACTGAATGGGGTGCTGTATTCATTGGTGGGAGGAATTGATAATAGATCAATCTACTCTATGTTGTCATTCGACTTGAGTGCTGAGGTCTTCAAAGTCATACCGTTACCACCGGAGAGAGGAGAAACTATTCGACTGCTTTCATGGAAAAACTCACCTGCATTTCTATATCGTGATAGTTTGCTCTATGAGATTTGGGTGATCTCAGAGAACTCTAATAAGATTGAAGGTACACAAATGAAGTGGACTATACAAGTTGTAATCAAATGCTTATCGGTAGCAGAAATCGTTGGTAGTTGGAAGGATCAATTTCTTTGAAGACGGTGAAGTTCTTGTATGACCCTGTGAGCCAGAAGCGGAGAGTTATTGTAGAGAATGATAAATATTTCCAACATTTATTTTATGGAGGACCTTCTTCCAGTCTAGACAGACGGAAGAAGTTGCAGATTAGGCTCTTACATATTAAGGTGTACATCTTGCtactatttaatttaattacGTTGAATTTGAATATATCAATCACTCcaatattagtttttttttttccttctcttttccgGTCGGAGTATTATTCCATATGTTATACGTGCTGCTAGTTACTTTTGCCTAGCTAGAGGTAGCTTGTTTCTTATTCCTCTTATAATGTTCCATTAACTAAACTAGTTTGTGTTATATCAATGGGAAAATCGTCCGTATAGTACCTGACTTTTGCCCCATTCTAAACTTCAGTATCTCACGTTCAGAAAATATCAGAACGGTACCTGAGATTCTGACCCCGACCGAAGAATGGTACCTGGagccgttagctccgttacggaAGCTGACAATTGAAAgatatttttgtcttttcatgtcttaatccaattttttattttatctaattcatctttttctatttctttttctttctccctactgttactctctctctctctctctctctctctctctctcattcaaaTCTCCTCGGTCTCAAGCTCGCCACCGTCTCTCAAATTGGACTCAGCCTTCACCGACCTAAACTCCGACAACAacttcgatctctctctctctcgaatccAAATCTCAATTCAGTCTTAATGGAGCCATCGGTATCATTGCAGTCTCTCAGATCGGACCCAGCCTTCACTGACTCGAAGAAGGAATTGATACGATCGAGGACTCCAAGGGCTTGCAGCAACAGAGCAAAGCCTTCGATAAGCTCACTGACCGCGTCTCAG encodes the following:
- the LOC133718487 gene encoding zinc finger protein GAI-ASSOCIATED FACTOR 1-like, with translation MPTDLDNSSTASGEASVSSSGNQTAPAPKPTTKKKRNLPGMPDPDAEVIALSPKTLMATNRFVCEICNKGFQRDQNLQLHRRGHNLPWKLRQRSSKEIKKRVYVCPEASCVHHDPSRALGDLTGIKKHFCRKHGEKKWKCDKCSKKYAVQSDWKAHSKICGTREYKCDCGTLFSRRDSFITHRAFCDALAEESARGPSQTQNVNLNSESDPKVQTVNSPPPAAAAQASVPSQPTTSSAPSQPAALPIQGSVGVPELPENPPEDAPAVTQRKGHCSSSNSSSSNGSTSSSVFASLFASSTTSGASLQPPQPPAFTDLIRAMGQPDQPTDLAPSSSIEPISLGLSTSHASSIFGSAGQERRQYAPPPQPAMSATALLQKAAQMGAAATNASLLRGFGIVSSSSSTQQDSMQWNQRQAESDSASIAAGLGLGLPCDGSGWKELMMGSPSMFGPKQTTLDLLGLGMAAGNNPNGGLSALITSIGGGIDVAAAAASFGSGEYSGKDLARSS